A region of the Micromonospora sediminicola genome:
ACCCGCCGCTGCCGCTGACCGGGGTGCTGGAGCGGGCCCTCACCTTCGTCGACACCCAGCTCGGCCCGGACGGGGTGCTGCCGCTGGCGTTGCAGGTGTGGAGCGAGGCGCAGCGGGACCCGGTGCTGGCGGAATTCGTCGCGGCCACCTACACCCGACTGCGGGCCCACTTCGTCGCCGCCGCCAGGCGGGCGCGCGACGCCGGCGAGCTGCCCCCCGACGCGGATCCGGAGGCGGTCGGCGCGGCCCTCTTCGGCCTGGTCCCCGGCTACTTCACCCAGCGCATCCTGACCGGCTCCCCCGACCGCGCCACCTACCTCACCGGCGCCCGAGCCCTCCTGCGCTGAGGTGTTGGGAGGGGCCCCTTGTTATGCAGAATGCGTT
Encoded here:
- a CDS encoding TetR/AcrR family transcriptional regulator, which produces MPRVSEQHLAARRQQILDAARRCFVRDGFHHTSMQDVIREAGLSVGAVYRYFPSKNDLITAIAQAVVGTADATFAELSAADPPLPLTGVLERALTFVDTQLGPDGVLPLALQVWSEAQRDPVLAEFVAATYTRLRAHFVAAARRARDAGELPPDADPEAVGAALFGLVPGYFTQRILTGSPDRATYLTGARALLR